The DNA segment GGGTGTTGGGTACCAGCTCCAGATAGGTGCCGCCAAAGCTGCTGCGCTCGCCGGTGCCCAGGTTGACGAAGGCCATCCGAAAGCGCCCACCCGTGCGGGCATCCATTTCCAGCACCTCGCAGACGAAGCCATGGGGCGGCATCCATTTGGCCAGGGCCGCAGGGCTGGTGAAGGCGCGGTAGATGCGCTCCGGCGGAGCCTGGAGCACGCGGTGCAAGCGGATGGTGTGGGCCATGTCCAGCTCCTGTGGGCGGTGTGAAGGCGCTCAGCCTAGCGCTTTGTCGCAGGTGTGGCGAGCCAAAGCCCTGGCTGTGCCGTGGCAAAGCGCACCGGCGGCCCAGGTGGGTGATGCTGGGCGGTGCGCCGGGAGCTGTCGCCTGCAGGACGGAAGGGCAGGGTTGCTGCCAGGGTTGAGGGGCGGGGCGCGCTCCTACAGTGTCCAGAACGTGCCGGCGATGGCTGCATTTGCGCGGCGGAGAGAACAGCGCCTGCACGTTGCAAAGGGGTAGTCCGCCAGCGGTGGCGGGGCCCATGTGAAAGGCAAGAGCATGCAACGCAGAACCCTGATCGCCCTGTGCGCTTCCCTGGCCGCAGTGGCCACCATGCCCCAAGCGGGCGCACAAGGCGCATACCCCAACCGGCCCATTACACTGATCGTGCCCTATGGCGCGGGCGGGGTGACCGATGTGATCGCCCGTGCGCTGGCACAGGGCATGTCCAAGCCGCTGGGTCAAACCATCGTGATCGAGAACAAGCCTGGCGCCGGTGCCTCCATGGGCGTGGTCGACATGAAGAACGCCAAGCCCGACGGCTACCGCCTGACGCTCACGCCGGTGGGCATCTTCCGCCAGCCCCATATACAGAAAGTGAATTTCGACCCTGTGGCCGATGTCAGCTATGTGGCGGCCTTCATGACCTATGACTTCATTCTGGCTGTGCCGGCCAATTCGCCCTTCAAGAGCGTGAAGGATGTGGTGGATGCTGCCAAGCGCGACCCAGGCAGCGTTGACTACGGGACCCCTGGCAAGTTCTCGGCCAACCACGTGACCATGGCGCAGCTGGAGCAAAAGACCGGAGCCAAGTTCACCCATGTGCCGTTCAAGGGAGATGCGGATTCCATCAACTCCCTGCTGGCCGGCCACACCAAGACGGCCGTGTTTGCCAACAGCGTGCAGCCGTACCTGACCAGCGGCAAGATGCGGGCGCTGGCCATTGCCTCCGACAAGCGCACCGAAGCCTTTGCCGATGTGCCCACCTTCCGCGAGCTGGGCTATGCATTTGACGTACCGTCGCCGCTGGGCATTGCAGGTCCCAAAGCTCTGCCCGCCGAGATCACGCAAAAGCTCGAAGCGGCCATCCAGTCCGCCATGCAGGAGCCCGCCTTCAAGCAGGTGGCTGCCAACTACGGCATCCGCCTGGAATACCGCAATGCCCAGGAGTACAGTGCCTTTGCCAAGAAGGCCTTTGCCGAGGAGAAGGACATCGTCAAAGCGATCGGACTGGACTGATGATTCCTGTGGGCTGCTGGGTGGTGCGTTCTGCACTGCCCGGCGGGCGCCGGGTCGGCATCCGCTGTCGGATCGCGAGGCCTTGCAGTGAAGGCCTTCCAAATCCCCAGGACATTGCTTGCTGCTATAGTGTGGCGCACTGCAGCAAGGTCCATGGACTGCTGGCAGCACATTCTGGCCTTCCGCTGGCACCGTACGGCAAGCGCTCCAAGGCCCATCGCATCAGACGATGACTGTACTTTCTGTCCTGCGGCTTCTGATCCGCTGGTCTTCCCGCCCTGAACCTTCCAGGGGCCGGAAAAATTTCTCCCTCGCACCCCAACGCGTTGAGCGGGCTTGCTTTTGAGTCCTTCCTTTTTGTACCGGTGTTCTTGCACCACGTTCTGTTGTTGAACCACTCCTTCTCTCTTTCCCAGGTCGTCGGTAAATACCTTCTGTCTCCTGGTTCGGTGCCCATGCC comes from the Comamonas terrigena NBRC 13299 genome and includes:
- a CDS encoding SRPBCC family protein; the encoded protein is MAHTIRLHRVLQAPPERIYRAFTSPAALAKWMPPHGFVCEVLEMDARTGGRFRMAFVNLGTGERSSFGGTYLELVPNTRIRNSDQFDDPSLPGSMTTTVDLRAVVCGTEVHIVQEGVPEVIPAEACYLGWQQSLQLLALLVEAEIPPESTMA
- a CDS encoding Bug family tripartite tricarboxylate transporter substrate binding protein, which translates into the protein MQRRTLIALCASLAAVATMPQAGAQGAYPNRPITLIVPYGAGGVTDVIARALAQGMSKPLGQTIVIENKPGAGASMGVVDMKNAKPDGYRLTLTPVGIFRQPHIQKVNFDPVADVSYVAAFMTYDFILAVPANSPFKSVKDVVDAAKRDPGSVDYGTPGKFSANHVTMAQLEQKTGAKFTHVPFKGDADSINSLLAGHTKTAVFANSVQPYLTSGKMRALAIASDKRTEAFADVPTFRELGYAFDVPSPLGIAGPKALPAEITQKLEAAIQSAMQEPAFKQVAANYGIRLEYRNAQEYSAFAKKAFAEEKDIVKAIGLD